The proteins below are encoded in one region of Planctopirus limnophila DSM 3776:
- a CDS encoding ABC transporter permease: protein MMRRWQFYLRLGWLDLVRLWPTTRHHAIIVAGICLPILMLLGIKRGHVAELRRDLVTSPIGRQVTFWSARKGELMDRTAVARLSSELPSVEVIIPEIQRVVRLSRTESISSASSPNEEMGISATLYATRPGDPMLAQLGIAAPAAGERSIVLGEGLARRLQVGAGQQVDLHLTRGRDHQEEQVSLTCTILAVMPTEQQDAAIGYLDLDLLDACEQFVRGQRVESLNWPSARTPARDGYSSYLIFCERENDLTEDDRKFLADRGFLLTDRTAEPPTPLDRLLAPGSREELRIYEAATTQTSQRPEPRLFFAPSELSEQTTADDVILPWNPPASAEHEGRPWILAGLSLPRRTWLREYFVQADLPFDYDAEPFQARTLAPLEPISLVCLLDAKQRLAIPCVGRNSSSSETLTSPAESPSDASPPGDSSTEPIAPASDLNPASALAPASALAPASALAPASALTPDNITTNNRQASPGLPDIAIVPANLTAWLAAYRASMAVYDPTIQLFVPLPQSPVYDRARLYARTIDDVPAVVSALSNQQFAVMSETGRIAEIHRQDRSLQLLVWVVGIGVFLFGIVTVVSVLMDSTDRKRGTIGILRVMGVSPCGIFVSILLRSAMIGLFAAALSLACGVGLAIALEWQPASTAHWLSWKPVVHIELHPWDMAIVAAGALLCCGLGSLPPAWRASRLDPFDAIVEGRFR from the coding sequence ATGATGCGGCGCTGGCAGTTTTACTTACGACTCGGCTGGCTTGATCTGGTTCGCTTGTGGCCGACAACTAGGCATCACGCCATCATTGTCGCCGGAATCTGCCTGCCGATTCTCATGTTGCTGGGAATCAAACGCGGGCATGTAGCCGAATTGCGTCGCGATCTCGTGACCAGTCCGATCGGACGGCAGGTCACCTTCTGGTCGGCTCGCAAGGGCGAGCTGATGGATCGTACTGCCGTTGCCCGTCTCAGTAGTGAGCTGCCATCAGTCGAAGTCATCATTCCCGAAATTCAGCGTGTCGTCAGATTATCTCGGACTGAGTCGATCTCTTCCGCTTCATCGCCAAACGAGGAAATGGGCATTTCCGCCACACTCTATGCCACCCGCCCGGGCGATCCGATGCTGGCTCAACTCGGGATAGCAGCACCTGCGGCAGGTGAGCGCTCGATTGTGCTGGGAGAAGGACTGGCCCGGCGGCTGCAAGTCGGCGCAGGTCAACAGGTCGATCTCCATCTGACGCGCGGTCGCGATCATCAGGAAGAACAAGTCTCACTGACCTGTACCATCCTGGCTGTGATGCCCACCGAGCAACAGGATGCCGCCATCGGCTACCTCGACCTCGACCTGCTCGACGCCTGCGAGCAGTTCGTGCGCGGTCAACGGGTGGAGTCCTTGAACTGGCCCAGCGCCCGCACTCCGGCACGCGACGGCTATTCGAGCTACCTCATCTTCTGCGAACGCGAGAACGACCTGACAGAAGACGATCGCAAGTTTCTCGCCGATCGAGGCTTCTTATTGACAGATCGAACGGCTGAACCACCCACTCCGCTCGACAGGTTGCTCGCACCCGGCTCGCGAGAAGAGCTGCGGATCTATGAAGCTGCGACGACTCAAACCAGCCAGCGCCCAGAACCGCGTCTATTCTTTGCACCATCTGAACTCAGTGAACAGACGACTGCCGACGATGTCATCCTCCCTTGGAACCCACCCGCCAGTGCCGAACACGAAGGTCGCCCATGGATATTAGCCGGTCTCTCTCTGCCACGAAGAACATGGCTGCGTGAGTACTTCGTTCAGGCCGATTTGCCCTTCGATTACGATGCCGAACCGTTTCAGGCGCGGACACTCGCACCGCTGGAACCGATCTCGCTGGTCTGCCTGCTCGACGCGAAGCAACGTCTCGCCATTCCCTGCGTTGGTAGAAATAGCTCTTCTTCGGAAACACTCACATCACCCGCTGAGTCTCCCTCGGACGCATCACCTCCCGGCGATTCCTCAACCGAACCAATCGCTCCCGCCAGTGACCTGAATCCTGCCAGTGCCCTCGCTCCCGCCAGTGCTCTCGCTCCCGCCAGTGCTCTCGCTCCCGCCAGTGCCCTCACTCCCGACAATATCACGACAAACAATCGCCAGGCCTCTCCCGGTTTACCCGACATTGCCATCGTACCAGCGAACCTTACCGCGTGGCTCGCGGCTTATCGCGCCAGCATGGCCGTCTACGACCCGACGATTCAACTCTTTGTACCGTTGCCACAGTCACCTGTGTACGACCGCGCCCGGCTTTACGCCCGCACCATCGACGATGTCCCCGCCGTGGTCTCGGCGCTCTCGAACCAGCAGTTTGCCGTCATGTCCGAGACAGGCCGCATTGCCGAGATTCATCGCCAGGACCGTTCCCTGCAACTGCTGGTGTGGGTGGTCGGCATTGGAGTCTTCCTGTTCGGCATCGTGACTGTCGTCAGCGTGTTGATGGATTCGACCGACCGCAAGCGAGGCACAATCGGCATTCTGCGTGTGATGGGTGTCTCACCTTGCGGCATCTTTGTGTCGATCCTGCTCCGATCAGCCATGATCGGTCTCTTCGCTGCCGCCTTAAGTCTGGCCTGTGGCGTGGGATTGGCCATAGCTCTTGAATGGCAACCCGCTTCGACAGCCCACTGGTTGAGCTGGAAACCGGTCGTCCATATTGAGTTGCATCCCTGGGACATGGCCATTGTCGCAGCCGGTGCATTGCTCTGTTGTGGCCTTGGTTCGCTTCCTCCCGCGTGGCGAGCCAGCCGTCTCGATCCATTCGATGCCATCGTCGAAGGTCGCTTTCGTTGA
- a CDS encoding SUMF1/EgtB/PvdO family nonheme iron enzyme, translated as MPRTVAHAAPPGELFELPLIGTAPAQTLRFRFCPAGTIRPGQPTRDASGSSANALPPISLREFYLGETEVTLAQFRAVLGAPGMAVLKKEAAKFQAMNPQLFDLIQQGESEPAFYVGLEGAVQFCLRVQAGIDEERMKQAAPSIEARRIRLPSHVEWQYAARAIADAGQQSRLPHFNRNIPFAQLSAGTQEKCREVWSKLGRTDPFVGSQEQLLGLTAAVGQEEQAKVKDILAEWFTKLLGVPARNASGLGAIRPVAQAQANAWNIHDSHDNLTEWVIWATTSDRRDELWQSLASKVATGASLDGQGDLFLAGGFFAEPYHGENILSHFTLWGGPKLTEGAPQPFEYESGLVGEFSPGFRVLMERKIASDWLFALRRGLYAQGQWQPSARTYLDESQRLLDELADANHPGIATIEFYRTLQTLDSGGKSRAAKMFDRLAQAKPEAPARAKPNYAALLDDTPSPAATVEATPVNDDALFWQTLSMAQSARPN; from the coding sequence ATGCCTCGAACCGTCGCTCATGCCGCACCACCGGGCGAACTGTTCGAGTTGCCATTAATAGGGACCGCACCTGCTCAGACGTTGCGATTTCGCTTTTGCCCCGCCGGAACAATTCGGCCAGGCCAACCGACACGCGACGCTTCAGGCAGCTCCGCCAACGCGCTGCCCCCCATTTCCCTCCGTGAATTTTATCTGGGTGAGACAGAGGTCACGCTGGCTCAGTTCCGCGCAGTCCTGGGTGCACCGGGAATGGCAGTCCTCAAGAAGGAAGCAGCGAAGTTTCAGGCCATGAACCCCCAGCTGTTCGATCTCATCCAACAGGGTGAATCGGAACCAGCCTTCTATGTCGGGCTGGAGGGTGCCGTTCAGTTCTGCCTTCGCGTACAAGCCGGCATCGACGAAGAGCGGATGAAACAGGCCGCACCGTCAATCGAAGCTCGACGGATCAGGTTGCCGTCGCATGTCGAATGGCAGTATGCCGCCCGGGCCATTGCCGACGCGGGTCAACAGTCGCGGTTACCTCACTTCAATCGCAATATCCCTTTCGCCCAGTTGTCTGCCGGTACGCAGGAAAAGTGCCGCGAAGTCTGGTCAAAACTGGGACGGACCGATCCCTTTGTTGGCTCGCAGGAACAGCTGCTTGGTCTCACAGCAGCAGTCGGACAGGAAGAGCAGGCCAAGGTCAAAGACATTCTGGCCGAGTGGTTCACGAAACTGCTGGGTGTCCCTGCTCGTAACGCCAGTGGATTGGGCGCCATCAGGCCTGTGGCCCAGGCTCAGGCCAATGCCTGGAACATTCACGATAGCCACGACAATCTGACCGAATGGGTGATCTGGGCAACAACTTCGGATCGACGCGATGAACTTTGGCAATCGCTCGCCTCCAAAGTCGCGACCGGAGCTTCGCTGGATGGCCAGGGCGATCTCTTCCTCGCGGGTGGTTTCTTCGCTGAGCCCTATCACGGAGAGAACATTCTCTCCCATTTCACCCTGTGGGGCGGCCCGAAACTGACCGAGGGGGCACCACAGCCATTCGAATATGAATCCGGTTTGGTCGGAGAGTTTTCTCCAGGCTTTCGCGTGTTGATGGAGCGGAAAATTGCCTCAGACTGGCTGTTTGCCCTGCGACGAGGACTCTACGCTCAAGGCCAATGGCAACCGTCGGCCCGAACTTACCTCGACGAGAGTCAGCGATTGTTGGATGAACTCGCCGACGCCAATCATCCCGGCATCGCAACCATCGAGTTTTATCGCACTCTTCAAACGCTCGATTCAGGCGGGAAATCACGTGCCGCAAAGATGTTCGATCGTCTCGCCCAGGCGAAACCCGAAGCTCCAGCACGAGCAAAACCCAACTACGCTGCGCTACTGGACGACACCCCCTCACCCGCTGCAACCGTCGAAGCCACTCCCGTCAACGACGACGCCCTCTTCTGGCAGACACTGTCGATGGCTCAATCAGCCCGTCCCAATTAA
- a CDS encoding formylglycine-generating enzyme family protein, protein MSERQFYLWNSVILANLIFSVVLVAPVDAQTLTTPSSLESPFTADGAKAGQEAWAKHLGKSVVEKNTIGMDLVLIPPGKFRLGSPPGENGRDTDEKQVDVTLTQPFRLGRTEVTLGQWRQVMGTIPWNRENFIKKGPDYPATFVSWEDARAFCEKLSQIEGKTYLLPTEAQWEWSCRGGTTTRFSIPNEKYLTEYAWFNDNAADEKYAHRVGLKRPNPFGLSDIHGNAWEWCQDWYGERYSIISSIDPCGPSSGSDRVIRGGSWDSITRGIRSAERGGGSPDAGSYLVGFRVSRIELP, encoded by the coding sequence ATGAGCGAACGACAGTTTTATCTCTGGAATAGTGTGATTCTTGCCAATCTGATCTTTAGTGTGGTGTTAGTCGCTCCAGTGGACGCACAGACGTTGACCACACCTTCCTCCCTTGAGTCCCCGTTCACAGCTGATGGAGCCAAAGCCGGTCAGGAGGCATGGGCCAAGCATCTGGGGAAGTCTGTTGTTGAGAAAAATACAATCGGCATGGATCTGGTGTTGATTCCCCCAGGTAAATTTCGCTTGGGAAGTCCCCCCGGTGAAAATGGTCGTGATACCGACGAAAAACAGGTCGACGTAACGCTCACCCAGCCCTTCCGGCTGGGCCGCACGGAAGTGACCCTGGGACAGTGGAGGCAGGTGATGGGAACCATTCCCTGGAACCGAGAAAACTTCATCAAAAAAGGGCCAGACTATCCTGCGACATTTGTCAGCTGGGAGGATGCCCGGGCGTTTTGTGAGAAGTTGAGTCAGATAGAAGGCAAGACATATCTGTTACCGACGGAAGCCCAGTGGGAGTGGAGTTGCCGGGGAGGCACGACAACCCGGTTCTCGATCCCCAATGAGAAGTATCTCACGGAATACGCATGGTTTAATGATAATGCCGCCGACGAAAAGTATGCCCACCGCGTGGGCCTAAAGCGGCCCAATCCGTTTGGCCTGTCCGACATTCATGGGAACGCATGGGAATGGTGTCAGGATTGGTACGGAGAAAGATATTCCATAATTAGTTCGATCGACCCGTGTGGCCCATCGTCTGGGAGTGATCGTGTGATTCGCGGTGGGAGTTGGGACAGTATCACGAGGGGCATTCGCTCGGCTGAACGCGGCGGGGGCTCGCCAGACGCC